In Musa acuminata AAA Group cultivar baxijiao chromosome BXJ2-8, Cavendish_Baxijiao_AAA, whole genome shotgun sequence, one genomic interval encodes:
- the LOC103993553 gene encoding cellulose synthase A catalytic subunit 5 [UDP-forming] isoform X1, with amino-acid sequence METGRRLVAGSRNRNEFVVINADDFGKSKSAHDSNGQICQICGDDIEILEEEKELFVACNECAFPVCRTCYEYERREGSQACPRCKTRYKRHKGSARVEGDEDEDGDDDIYKELNYYNFNGKETVSVPDPKLCGYPYVGQGSLSGLGIPSNNVQQNGSNIPLLTYGEEVDGISCDDHALIIPPYGGFGGQVHQGAASGTFASTQSRPINPNKDISVYGYGTVAWKNRIDEWKRNQLSRMQQHQLEGGDGGYIDGYDPANSDLSMSDESRQPLSRKMPIASSMISPYRIIILLRLVILGFFFQYRLLHPVPDAYGLWLTSVICEIWFAISWILDQFPKWFPIERETYLDRLSLRYEKEGKPSELADVDIFVSTVDPTKEPPLITANTVLSILAVDYPVDKVSCYVSDDGAAMLTFEALSETSEFAKKWVPFCKKFNIEPRAPEWYFVQKIDYLKDKVHPDFVRERRAMKREYEEFKVHINALVAKAQKVPEEGWTMQDGTLWPGNNVRDHPGMIQVFLGHNGVLDEAGNELPRLVYVSREKRSGYDHHKKAGAMNALVRVSAVISNAPYILNVDCDHYINNSKALREAMCFLMDPISGKKVCYVQFPQRFDGIDRHDRYSNRNVVFFDINMKGLDGIQGPIYVGTGCVFRRQALYGFDAPVKEKPPGKTCNCWPKWCCSCCGSKRNKRGKIKQEKKKAKWAKHREASIQVHALESIDKVKGQENESSSLVPREKLEKKFGQSPVFVASTLLENGGMAQGVGFASCIGEAIHVISCGYEDRTEWGKEVGWIYGSVTEDILTGFKMHCHGWRSVYCIPKRPAFKGSAPINLSDRLHQVLRWALGSVEIFLSKHCPIWYGYRSGLKWLERFSYINSVVYPLTSIPLIAYCTLPAICLLSGKFIVPEISSYASIVFMALFISIAATGILEMQWGGVSIDDWWRNEQFWVIGGVSSHLFALFQGLLKVLAGVETNFTVTSKGGDDGEFAELYLFKWTSLLIPPMTLLILNIIGVVAGISNAISNGYESWGPLFGKLFFAFWVIVHLYPFLKGMMGKQDRVPTIVIVWSILLASICSLLWVRVNPFIAKYDGPVLEVCGLDCN; translated from the exons ATGGAAACGGGGCGGCGGCTTGTCGCCGGGTCGCGCAACCGGAACGAGTTCGTGGTGATCAATGCAGATGACTTCGGAAAG TCCAAGTCTGCCCATGATTCGAACGGGCAAATATGCCAGATATGTGGGGATGATATTGAGATTTTGGAGGAAGAAAAGGAGCTGTTTGTTGCCTGCAATGAGTGTGCCTTCCCTGTTTGCAGGACTTGCTATGAGTATGAGAGGAGGGAGGGGAGTCAGGCATGTCCACGGTGTAAGACCCGATACAAGCGCCACAAAG GTAGTGCTAGAGTCGAGGGTGACGAGGAtgaagatggtgatgatgatatctACAAAGAACTCAATTATTACAATTTCAATGGGAAGGAAACAGTGAGCGTACCCGATCCAAAACTTTGTGGATATCCCTATGTAGGACAAGGTTCTCTCAGTGGATTGGGTATTCCTTCCAATAATGTGCAGCAAAATGGTAGCAATATTCCACTTCTGACATATGGTGAAGAA GTTGATGGAATTTCCTGTGACGACCATGCTCTAATAATTCCTCCATACGGGGGCTTTGGAGGGCAAGTTCATCAAGGTGCTGCTTCAGGGACTTTTGCTTCTA CACAATCGAGACCCATAAATCCTAATAAAGACATTTCAGTCTATGGCTATGGAACCGTTGCATGGAAGAATCGAATTGATGAGTGGAAGAGAAACCAACTCAGTAGAATGCAACAACATCAGCTCGAAGGAGGGGATGGTGGCTACATTGATGGATATGATCCAGCCAATTCTGATTTGTCCAT GTCTGACGAGAGCAGGCAACCATTATCGAGGAAGATGCCCATAGCTTCCAGTATGATAAGCCCTTACAGAATAATAATTTTGCTGAGGCTTGTGATTCTTGGCTTCTTTTTCCAATATAGACTTCTGCATCCTGTTCCTGATGCTTATGGACTATGGCTGACATCAGTTATATGTGAAATATGGTTTGCTATCTCATGGATTCTTGATCAGTTCCCAAAATGGTTCCCTATAGAGCGAGAGACCTACTTGGATCGTCTCTCATTGAG GTATGAGAAAGAAGGGAAACCATCTGAATTAGCAGACGTTGATATCTTTGTTAGCACAGTTGATCCTACAAAGGAACCCCCCTTGATCACTGCAAATACAGTTTTGTCTATTCTTGCTGTGGATTATCCTGTTGATAAGGTTTCATGCTATGTCTCCGATGATGGTGCTGCAATGCTCACATTTGAGGCACTTTCAGAAACCTCTGAATTTGCTAAAAAGTGGGTTCCATTCTGTAAGAAATTCAACATTGAGCCTCGTGCTCCTGAATGGTACTTTGTGCAGAAAATTGATTATCTGAAGGATAAAGTTCATCCAGATTTCGTGAGGGAACGTCGTGCAATGAAG AGAGAGTATGAGGAATTTAAGGTTCACATTAATGCATTAGTTGCCAAAGCACAGAAAGTTCCTGAGGAAGGCTGGACAATGCAGGATGGAACTCTATGGCCTGGAAATAACGTTCGAGACCATCCAGGAATGATTCAG GTCTTTCTGGGTCATAATGGTGTGCTTGATGAGGCAGGTAATGAGCTACCACGTCTTGTATATGTATCTCGTGAGAAAAGATCTGGATATGATCACCACAAAAAAGCTGGTGCCATGAATGCATTG GTGCGAGTTTCAGCTGTAATCTCCAATGCTCCTTACATTTTGAATGTGGATTGTGATCATTATATAAACAATAGTAAAGCTCTTCGGGAAGCTATGTGCTTTTTGATGGATCCCATCTCAGGAAAGAAAGTATGCTACGTGCAATTTCCTCAGAGATTTGATGGGATCGATCGTCATGACAGATATTCAAACCGCAATGTTGTGTTTTTTGAT ATCAATATGAAAGGCCTTGATGGGATCCAGGGACCAATCTATGTTGGTACTGGATGTGTTTTCAGAAGGCAAGCTCTGTATGGTTTTGATGCTCCTGTCAAGGAGAAGCCTCCAGGAAAAACCTGCAATTGTTGGCCAAAATGGTGCTGCAGCTGTTGTGGgtctaaaagaaataaaagagggaaaattaagcaagagaagaagaaagcaaaGTGGGCAAAGCACAGAGAAGCATCTATTCAAGTACATGCGCTTGAGAGTATTGACAAAGTTAAAG GACAAGAAAATGAAAGCTCATCCTTAGTGCCCCGAGAAAAGCTGGAGAAAAAGTTTGGGCAATCTCCTGTCTTTGTGGCTTCAACTCTCCTGGAGAATGGTGGGATGGCTCAGGGTGTTGGTTTTGCTTCGTGTATTGGTGAGGCTATACATGTAATAAGTTGTGGTTATGAAGATAGAACTGAATGGGGAAAAGAG GTTGGATGGATATATGGATCTGTTACAGAGGATATTCTTACTGGCTTTAAGATGCATTGCCATGGTTGGCGGTCGGTTTACTGCATACCTAAAAGACCAGCATTTAAAGGGTCAGCTCCCATCAACCTCTCTGACCGTCTTCATCAAGTTTTGAGATGGGCTCTTGGATCTGTAGAAATTTTTCTGAGCAAGCACTGCCCTATTTGGTATGGCTACAGAAGTGGGTTAAAGTGGTTGGAGAGGTTCTCCTATATAAATTCTGTTGTCTATCCATTGACATCTATTCCTTTGATTGCTTATTGTACGTTGCCAGCTATTTGTCTTCTCTCCGGAAAATTTATAGTACCTGAG ATTAGTAGCTATGCTAGCATAGTATTCATGGCTTTATTCATCTCCATTGCTGCGACTGGCATTCTTGAGATGCAATGGGGAGGCGTAAGCATTGATGACTGGTGGAGGAATGAGCAGTTCTGGGTGATTGGTGGCGTCTCCTCACACCTCTTTGCCCTCTTTCAGGGCCTTCTGAAGGTTCTTGCTGGTGTTGAGACCAACTTCACCGTGACATCCAAAGGAGGGGATGATGGCGAGTTCGCGGAGCTTTATCTCTTCAAGTGGACATCTTTGCTGATTCCCCCTATGACCCTGCTCATTCTTAACATCATCGGTGTCGTAGCTGGAATTTCTAATGCCATTTCCAATGGGTATGAGTCATGGGGCCCATTGTTTGGTAAGCTCTTCTTTGCCTTCTGGGTCATCGTCCATCTCTATCCTTTTCTGAAAGGAATGATGGGAAAGCAGGATCGAGTGCCTACCATAGTGATAGTTTGGTCTATACTTTTGGCATCTATTTGTTCGCTTCTGTGGGTCAGAGTAAATCCATTCATTGCAAAATATGACGGGCCTGTCCTAGAAGTTTGTGGTTTGGATTGTAATTAG
- the LOC103993553 gene encoding cellulose synthase A catalytic subunit 5 [UDP-forming] isoform X2 → METGRRLVAGSRNRNEFVVINADDFGKSKSAHDSNGQICQICGDDIEILEEEKELFVACNECAFPVCRTCYEYERREGSQACPRCKTRYKRHKGSARVEGDEDEDGDDDIYKELNYYNFNGKETVSVPDPKLCGYPYVGQGSLSGLGIPSNNVQQNGSNIPLLTYGEEVDGISCDDHALIIPPYGGFGGQVHQAQSRPINPNKDISVYGYGTVAWKNRIDEWKRNQLSRMQQHQLEGGDGGYIDGYDPANSDLSMSDESRQPLSRKMPIASSMISPYRIIILLRLVILGFFFQYRLLHPVPDAYGLWLTSVICEIWFAISWILDQFPKWFPIERETYLDRLSLRYEKEGKPSELADVDIFVSTVDPTKEPPLITANTVLSILAVDYPVDKVSCYVSDDGAAMLTFEALSETSEFAKKWVPFCKKFNIEPRAPEWYFVQKIDYLKDKVHPDFVRERRAMKREYEEFKVHINALVAKAQKVPEEGWTMQDGTLWPGNNVRDHPGMIQVFLGHNGVLDEAGNELPRLVYVSREKRSGYDHHKKAGAMNALVRVSAVISNAPYILNVDCDHYINNSKALREAMCFLMDPISGKKVCYVQFPQRFDGIDRHDRYSNRNVVFFDINMKGLDGIQGPIYVGTGCVFRRQALYGFDAPVKEKPPGKTCNCWPKWCCSCCGSKRNKRGKIKQEKKKAKWAKHREASIQVHALESIDKVKGQENESSSLVPREKLEKKFGQSPVFVASTLLENGGMAQGVGFASCIGEAIHVISCGYEDRTEWGKEVGWIYGSVTEDILTGFKMHCHGWRSVYCIPKRPAFKGSAPINLSDRLHQVLRWALGSVEIFLSKHCPIWYGYRSGLKWLERFSYINSVVYPLTSIPLIAYCTLPAICLLSGKFIVPEISSYASIVFMALFISIAATGILEMQWGGVSIDDWWRNEQFWVIGGVSSHLFALFQGLLKVLAGVETNFTVTSKGGDDGEFAELYLFKWTSLLIPPMTLLILNIIGVVAGISNAISNGYESWGPLFGKLFFAFWVIVHLYPFLKGMMGKQDRVPTIVIVWSILLASICSLLWVRVNPFIAKYDGPVLEVCGLDCN, encoded by the exons ATGGAAACGGGGCGGCGGCTTGTCGCCGGGTCGCGCAACCGGAACGAGTTCGTGGTGATCAATGCAGATGACTTCGGAAAG TCCAAGTCTGCCCATGATTCGAACGGGCAAATATGCCAGATATGTGGGGATGATATTGAGATTTTGGAGGAAGAAAAGGAGCTGTTTGTTGCCTGCAATGAGTGTGCCTTCCCTGTTTGCAGGACTTGCTATGAGTATGAGAGGAGGGAGGGGAGTCAGGCATGTCCACGGTGTAAGACCCGATACAAGCGCCACAAAG GTAGTGCTAGAGTCGAGGGTGACGAGGAtgaagatggtgatgatgatatctACAAAGAACTCAATTATTACAATTTCAATGGGAAGGAAACAGTGAGCGTACCCGATCCAAAACTTTGTGGATATCCCTATGTAGGACAAGGTTCTCTCAGTGGATTGGGTATTCCTTCCAATAATGTGCAGCAAAATGGTAGCAATATTCCACTTCTGACATATGGTGAAGAA GTTGATGGAATTTCCTGTGACGACCATGCTCTAATAATTCCTCCATACGGGGGCTTTGGAGGGCAAGTTCATCAAG CACAATCGAGACCCATAAATCCTAATAAAGACATTTCAGTCTATGGCTATGGAACCGTTGCATGGAAGAATCGAATTGATGAGTGGAAGAGAAACCAACTCAGTAGAATGCAACAACATCAGCTCGAAGGAGGGGATGGTGGCTACATTGATGGATATGATCCAGCCAATTCTGATTTGTCCAT GTCTGACGAGAGCAGGCAACCATTATCGAGGAAGATGCCCATAGCTTCCAGTATGATAAGCCCTTACAGAATAATAATTTTGCTGAGGCTTGTGATTCTTGGCTTCTTTTTCCAATATAGACTTCTGCATCCTGTTCCTGATGCTTATGGACTATGGCTGACATCAGTTATATGTGAAATATGGTTTGCTATCTCATGGATTCTTGATCAGTTCCCAAAATGGTTCCCTATAGAGCGAGAGACCTACTTGGATCGTCTCTCATTGAG GTATGAGAAAGAAGGGAAACCATCTGAATTAGCAGACGTTGATATCTTTGTTAGCACAGTTGATCCTACAAAGGAACCCCCCTTGATCACTGCAAATACAGTTTTGTCTATTCTTGCTGTGGATTATCCTGTTGATAAGGTTTCATGCTATGTCTCCGATGATGGTGCTGCAATGCTCACATTTGAGGCACTTTCAGAAACCTCTGAATTTGCTAAAAAGTGGGTTCCATTCTGTAAGAAATTCAACATTGAGCCTCGTGCTCCTGAATGGTACTTTGTGCAGAAAATTGATTATCTGAAGGATAAAGTTCATCCAGATTTCGTGAGGGAACGTCGTGCAATGAAG AGAGAGTATGAGGAATTTAAGGTTCACATTAATGCATTAGTTGCCAAAGCACAGAAAGTTCCTGAGGAAGGCTGGACAATGCAGGATGGAACTCTATGGCCTGGAAATAACGTTCGAGACCATCCAGGAATGATTCAG GTCTTTCTGGGTCATAATGGTGTGCTTGATGAGGCAGGTAATGAGCTACCACGTCTTGTATATGTATCTCGTGAGAAAAGATCTGGATATGATCACCACAAAAAAGCTGGTGCCATGAATGCATTG GTGCGAGTTTCAGCTGTAATCTCCAATGCTCCTTACATTTTGAATGTGGATTGTGATCATTATATAAACAATAGTAAAGCTCTTCGGGAAGCTATGTGCTTTTTGATGGATCCCATCTCAGGAAAGAAAGTATGCTACGTGCAATTTCCTCAGAGATTTGATGGGATCGATCGTCATGACAGATATTCAAACCGCAATGTTGTGTTTTTTGAT ATCAATATGAAAGGCCTTGATGGGATCCAGGGACCAATCTATGTTGGTACTGGATGTGTTTTCAGAAGGCAAGCTCTGTATGGTTTTGATGCTCCTGTCAAGGAGAAGCCTCCAGGAAAAACCTGCAATTGTTGGCCAAAATGGTGCTGCAGCTGTTGTGGgtctaaaagaaataaaagagggaaaattaagcaagagaagaagaaagcaaaGTGGGCAAAGCACAGAGAAGCATCTATTCAAGTACATGCGCTTGAGAGTATTGACAAAGTTAAAG GACAAGAAAATGAAAGCTCATCCTTAGTGCCCCGAGAAAAGCTGGAGAAAAAGTTTGGGCAATCTCCTGTCTTTGTGGCTTCAACTCTCCTGGAGAATGGTGGGATGGCTCAGGGTGTTGGTTTTGCTTCGTGTATTGGTGAGGCTATACATGTAATAAGTTGTGGTTATGAAGATAGAACTGAATGGGGAAAAGAG GTTGGATGGATATATGGATCTGTTACAGAGGATATTCTTACTGGCTTTAAGATGCATTGCCATGGTTGGCGGTCGGTTTACTGCATACCTAAAAGACCAGCATTTAAAGGGTCAGCTCCCATCAACCTCTCTGACCGTCTTCATCAAGTTTTGAGATGGGCTCTTGGATCTGTAGAAATTTTTCTGAGCAAGCACTGCCCTATTTGGTATGGCTACAGAAGTGGGTTAAAGTGGTTGGAGAGGTTCTCCTATATAAATTCTGTTGTCTATCCATTGACATCTATTCCTTTGATTGCTTATTGTACGTTGCCAGCTATTTGTCTTCTCTCCGGAAAATTTATAGTACCTGAG ATTAGTAGCTATGCTAGCATAGTATTCATGGCTTTATTCATCTCCATTGCTGCGACTGGCATTCTTGAGATGCAATGGGGAGGCGTAAGCATTGATGACTGGTGGAGGAATGAGCAGTTCTGGGTGATTGGTGGCGTCTCCTCACACCTCTTTGCCCTCTTTCAGGGCCTTCTGAAGGTTCTTGCTGGTGTTGAGACCAACTTCACCGTGACATCCAAAGGAGGGGATGATGGCGAGTTCGCGGAGCTTTATCTCTTCAAGTGGACATCTTTGCTGATTCCCCCTATGACCCTGCTCATTCTTAACATCATCGGTGTCGTAGCTGGAATTTCTAATGCCATTTCCAATGGGTATGAGTCATGGGGCCCATTGTTTGGTAAGCTCTTCTTTGCCTTCTGGGTCATCGTCCATCTCTATCCTTTTCTGAAAGGAATGATGGGAAAGCAGGATCGAGTGCCTACCATAGTGATAGTTTGGTCTATACTTTTGGCATCTATTTGTTCGCTTCTGTGGGTCAGAGTAAATCCATTCATTGCAAAATATGACGGGCCTGTCCTAGAAGTTTGTGGTTTGGATTGTAATTAG
- the LOC103993553 gene encoding cellulose synthase A catalytic subunit 2 [UDP-forming] isoform X3 yields the protein MQMTSERTCYEYERREGSQACPRCKTRYKRHKGSARVEGDEDEDGDDDIYKELNYYNFNGKETVSVPDPKLCGYPYVGQGSLSGLGIPSNNVQQNGSNIPLLTYGEEVDGISCDDHALIIPPYGGFGGQVHQGAASGTFASTQSRPINPNKDISVYGYGTVAWKNRIDEWKRNQLSRMQQHQLEGGDGGYIDGYDPANSDLSMSDESRQPLSRKMPIASSMISPYRIIILLRLVILGFFFQYRLLHPVPDAYGLWLTSVICEIWFAISWILDQFPKWFPIERETYLDRLSLRYEKEGKPSELADVDIFVSTVDPTKEPPLITANTVLSILAVDYPVDKVSCYVSDDGAAMLTFEALSETSEFAKKWVPFCKKFNIEPRAPEWYFVQKIDYLKDKVHPDFVRERRAMKREYEEFKVHINALVAKAQKVPEEGWTMQDGTLWPGNNVRDHPGMIQVFLGHNGVLDEAGNELPRLVYVSREKRSGYDHHKKAGAMNALVRVSAVISNAPYILNVDCDHYINNSKALREAMCFLMDPISGKKVCYVQFPQRFDGIDRHDRYSNRNVVFFDINMKGLDGIQGPIYVGTGCVFRRQALYGFDAPVKEKPPGKTCNCWPKWCCSCCGSKRNKRGKIKQEKKKAKWAKHREASIQVHALESIDKVKGQENESSSLVPREKLEKKFGQSPVFVASTLLENGGMAQGVGFASCIGEAIHVISCGYEDRTEWGKEVGWIYGSVTEDILTGFKMHCHGWRSVYCIPKRPAFKGSAPINLSDRLHQVLRWALGSVEIFLSKHCPIWYGYRSGLKWLERFSYINSVVYPLTSIPLIAYCTLPAICLLSGKFIVPEISSYASIVFMALFISIAATGILEMQWGGVSIDDWWRNEQFWVIGGVSSHLFALFQGLLKVLAGVETNFTVTSKGGDDGEFAELYLFKWTSLLIPPMTLLILNIIGVVAGISNAISNGYESWGPLFGKLFFAFWVIVHLYPFLKGMMGKQDRVPTIVIVWSILLASICSLLWVRVNPFIAKYDGPVLEVCGLDCN from the exons ATGCAGATGACTTCGGAAAG GACTTGCTATGAGTATGAGAGGAGGGAGGGGAGTCAGGCATGTCCACGGTGTAAGACCCGATACAAGCGCCACAAAG GTAGTGCTAGAGTCGAGGGTGACGAGGAtgaagatggtgatgatgatatctACAAAGAACTCAATTATTACAATTTCAATGGGAAGGAAACAGTGAGCGTACCCGATCCAAAACTTTGTGGATATCCCTATGTAGGACAAGGTTCTCTCAGTGGATTGGGTATTCCTTCCAATAATGTGCAGCAAAATGGTAGCAATATTCCACTTCTGACATATGGTGAAGAA GTTGATGGAATTTCCTGTGACGACCATGCTCTAATAATTCCTCCATACGGGGGCTTTGGAGGGCAAGTTCATCAAGGTGCTGCTTCAGGGACTTTTGCTTCTA CACAATCGAGACCCATAAATCCTAATAAAGACATTTCAGTCTATGGCTATGGAACCGTTGCATGGAAGAATCGAATTGATGAGTGGAAGAGAAACCAACTCAGTAGAATGCAACAACATCAGCTCGAAGGAGGGGATGGTGGCTACATTGATGGATATGATCCAGCCAATTCTGATTTGTCCAT GTCTGACGAGAGCAGGCAACCATTATCGAGGAAGATGCCCATAGCTTCCAGTATGATAAGCCCTTACAGAATAATAATTTTGCTGAGGCTTGTGATTCTTGGCTTCTTTTTCCAATATAGACTTCTGCATCCTGTTCCTGATGCTTATGGACTATGGCTGACATCAGTTATATGTGAAATATGGTTTGCTATCTCATGGATTCTTGATCAGTTCCCAAAATGGTTCCCTATAGAGCGAGAGACCTACTTGGATCGTCTCTCATTGAG GTATGAGAAAGAAGGGAAACCATCTGAATTAGCAGACGTTGATATCTTTGTTAGCACAGTTGATCCTACAAAGGAACCCCCCTTGATCACTGCAAATACAGTTTTGTCTATTCTTGCTGTGGATTATCCTGTTGATAAGGTTTCATGCTATGTCTCCGATGATGGTGCTGCAATGCTCACATTTGAGGCACTTTCAGAAACCTCTGAATTTGCTAAAAAGTGGGTTCCATTCTGTAAGAAATTCAACATTGAGCCTCGTGCTCCTGAATGGTACTTTGTGCAGAAAATTGATTATCTGAAGGATAAAGTTCATCCAGATTTCGTGAGGGAACGTCGTGCAATGAAG AGAGAGTATGAGGAATTTAAGGTTCACATTAATGCATTAGTTGCCAAAGCACAGAAAGTTCCTGAGGAAGGCTGGACAATGCAGGATGGAACTCTATGGCCTGGAAATAACGTTCGAGACCATCCAGGAATGATTCAG GTCTTTCTGGGTCATAATGGTGTGCTTGATGAGGCAGGTAATGAGCTACCACGTCTTGTATATGTATCTCGTGAGAAAAGATCTGGATATGATCACCACAAAAAAGCTGGTGCCATGAATGCATTG GTGCGAGTTTCAGCTGTAATCTCCAATGCTCCTTACATTTTGAATGTGGATTGTGATCATTATATAAACAATAGTAAAGCTCTTCGGGAAGCTATGTGCTTTTTGATGGATCCCATCTCAGGAAAGAAAGTATGCTACGTGCAATTTCCTCAGAGATTTGATGGGATCGATCGTCATGACAGATATTCAAACCGCAATGTTGTGTTTTTTGAT ATCAATATGAAAGGCCTTGATGGGATCCAGGGACCAATCTATGTTGGTACTGGATGTGTTTTCAGAAGGCAAGCTCTGTATGGTTTTGATGCTCCTGTCAAGGAGAAGCCTCCAGGAAAAACCTGCAATTGTTGGCCAAAATGGTGCTGCAGCTGTTGTGGgtctaaaagaaataaaagagggaaaattaagcaagagaagaagaaagcaaaGTGGGCAAAGCACAGAGAAGCATCTATTCAAGTACATGCGCTTGAGAGTATTGACAAAGTTAAAG GACAAGAAAATGAAAGCTCATCCTTAGTGCCCCGAGAAAAGCTGGAGAAAAAGTTTGGGCAATCTCCTGTCTTTGTGGCTTCAACTCTCCTGGAGAATGGTGGGATGGCTCAGGGTGTTGGTTTTGCTTCGTGTATTGGTGAGGCTATACATGTAATAAGTTGTGGTTATGAAGATAGAACTGAATGGGGAAAAGAG GTTGGATGGATATATGGATCTGTTACAGAGGATATTCTTACTGGCTTTAAGATGCATTGCCATGGTTGGCGGTCGGTTTACTGCATACCTAAAAGACCAGCATTTAAAGGGTCAGCTCCCATCAACCTCTCTGACCGTCTTCATCAAGTTTTGAGATGGGCTCTTGGATCTGTAGAAATTTTTCTGAGCAAGCACTGCCCTATTTGGTATGGCTACAGAAGTGGGTTAAAGTGGTTGGAGAGGTTCTCCTATATAAATTCTGTTGTCTATCCATTGACATCTATTCCTTTGATTGCTTATTGTACGTTGCCAGCTATTTGTCTTCTCTCCGGAAAATTTATAGTACCTGAG ATTAGTAGCTATGCTAGCATAGTATTCATGGCTTTATTCATCTCCATTGCTGCGACTGGCATTCTTGAGATGCAATGGGGAGGCGTAAGCATTGATGACTGGTGGAGGAATGAGCAGTTCTGGGTGATTGGTGGCGTCTCCTCACACCTCTTTGCCCTCTTTCAGGGCCTTCTGAAGGTTCTTGCTGGTGTTGAGACCAACTTCACCGTGACATCCAAAGGAGGGGATGATGGCGAGTTCGCGGAGCTTTATCTCTTCAAGTGGACATCTTTGCTGATTCCCCCTATGACCCTGCTCATTCTTAACATCATCGGTGTCGTAGCTGGAATTTCTAATGCCATTTCCAATGGGTATGAGTCATGGGGCCCATTGTTTGGTAAGCTCTTCTTTGCCTTCTGGGTCATCGTCCATCTCTATCCTTTTCTGAAAGGAATGATGGGAAAGCAGGATCGAGTGCCTACCATAGTGATAGTTTGGTCTATACTTTTGGCATCTATTTGTTCGCTTCTGTGGGTCAGAGTAAATCCATTCATTGCAAAATATGACGGGCCTGTCCTAGAAGTTTGTGGTTTGGATTGTAATTAG